GTATGGTAGCTAGATCCATGAGAAAAACCTTTTGGAGGCAATATACTAGTCTTCATAAAAAGCTTATCATGATATGACTAGGTAGCTTTTACCGAGGCCTTAACTCAGGGGACTAGGTTCTTCAGGAGGAAGCTTCAGAATAAAGCCTTTGGGCAGCTTTGTTTTAGAAGATCTTATAGCTCTTGGTAGAATATCAGGATTAAGTTCCGCCAAAGTCTCGCGATCGATGTTATAGGTTTTTAGTACCGAACCTATGTTTGTACTCCTTTCAAGGGTAAGCTCTCTGAAACTTAGGGGAGTGGCATGATCTTCCGCTCTGTAGCCTTCTACCAGAGGCTTGGCGACCATCGCTGCGGCTATAAACTCAGCATAGAAGTTCTTCGATGCGAATCCAAAGCGCTTCTTGGAGTAGGATGAGATGAGATCTTCAAGTCGATCACTACCGACTCGCCTTATAGCTCTGCGGATGCCAAAGGGACCGTGGTTGTAGGCGGTTACAGCCAAGGGCCAATTTCCTGTTAGGCGTAGATTGTCATGAAACAGCCATGCTGCAATTCTCCCTGATTTAATTGGGTCACGGCGTTCATCAATACTCTGATTAAGAATCATTTTCTTTCGTGCTATAAATGGCATGATTTGATATACGCCGGAAGCACCTACCTTAGAAACGGCCTTAAGATTGAACGATGACTCGACAAATGCGATGTATGCCAGTTCAGATGGAATTCCAAGCTCTTCAAAGTGTGGGAGTATATGTGGTAGGTAGCGATGGGCAGCTGCAACGCCACGGAGGAAGAACTCCTTTTGCCCTCGTTGTGCCCTGAGAGAATGAGCTATTGTTTTATACTTATTCTTATCTGTGATGTGCTCAGACAAGTTTAATAGCCGTTCTTGCTCCTGAGTTTTCGGAACTCCCTTATTCTTTGCCAATGCTAAGAAATTGGCTTTTGCCAGCCTGATTCGATAACGAAGGGTTCTTCTTGGTTTGACCCGCTCATCAATCAAATCGTCTAAACGTACAACTTCTATAGCTAATTCCGGGTACTCCTTGGAGTGAATTACATAATCTCGGATGGAGTACGATTGGTATATCTTACGCCAAAAGTGTACTCGCCTGGATAGGGAGCCACTTACAGGAAAGGTATCAGCGAACATAAACTTTTGACCCTCGCGGTCAATCTCGTGCTGCGGGCATTGAGGGTGTAATATTTCATAGCTATTCCCAACAGTGGAAAGGGAAAGTTGGCACTCCTTTGGTAGCGCAGACCCATCCGGGTTGGCTGGGGCCATGGTGAGGGCGATGGAGATCGACGAGTAAAGCATAGCAAAGGAAAAGATCATAACGCGTAGCATACTTTGGAACCTTTCAGACGACAGCAGATACAAGAACAGGGAGACAGCACTTCGTTCGCTGTTGCCTCAAAGCAATGCTCGTTCCGCTTTTGACTTCAGATTACCAAAATAATTTTAGTGCCTTACAAAATTGATCTCAATGATGCGCTAGACGTTTGACCAAACATTGGACATTGCAAACTCTGGAGGTTTCAGCAATGATACTGAGGTTGCTAACTTGATTAAGGGGCGGACATGAAAGCTTGGTTGTTCCTGATGTGCCTCATGGGTGCTATCCTCAATTCTTCTGACTTGACCGGCGAGGATCGAAGCTACCAAAAGCTCAATTCAGCTTGGCTTGAAGTCGAAATTGGGATCATTGGGGCCGCTTCAGACGACATTCTTATGGCAGCCTTCGAACAGGTGACGCAGGACGGTTTGTCTGGGCTTGTGATTACGCTGGACACGCCCGGAGGCGCCCTACAAGCAACGCGGACCATGGTCAAGCGAATCTTATCAGCCCCGTTCCCTGTGGTTGTTTGGGTTGGGCCATCAGGAGCCCACGCAGGAAGTGCTGGAGCTTTCATCACCCTCAGCGGTCATGTCGCAGCTATGGCACCGGGAACTAATATTGGTGCAGCCCATCCGATTCAGGCTTCTGGGCAAGATATAGAGGAAGGCGAGGCTGCCAAGAAAATAGAAAATGATACCATCGCTTTCATGGAGTCGATTGCAGATTTGAGGGGGCGTAACAAAGAGATGGCGATTTCGTTTGTAGAAAACTCTCTTTCGATTACGGCGGAGGAAGCCCTAGAAAATAAGGTCATCGACTTTGTGGAGCCCAGCTTGCAAAGTCTTTTTAAGACTATGGATGGCAAGGTGGTTACCGTAAGGGACGAAAAGCAAGTCACTCTTGAAACAGCAAGTGTGGATGTCGTCCGATACGAGAAAAACCTTCGCCAAGAGTTTCTCGAAATACTCTCTAACCCCAATGTTTTCTATCTGCTCTTTGTAGCGGGAATTATTGGGATCGGCTTCGAACTTACCCATCCTGGTTCCATGGTTCCTGGTGTTATCGGTGGCATCTGTATCATCATTGCTCTTATATCAACTTCGGTTCTGCCGATTAATTTCGGTGCCATGATTCTAATTTTAGCCAGCATAGCTTTTATGATAGCGGAAGTTTTTATCCCGTCATTCGGAATCCTAGGAATTGGTGGCTTTATCGCCTTTGTCATTGGTTCAGTACTGTTGGTAGATTCCAGCAACGAGTTAGGGCTTAGAATTTCTTGGTTTACCATCGTGCCGGGCGCATTGGCGATCGCAGGCTTTGGGGCAGCGGTGGCTTGGCTCGTTTACAAGGTTGAAAAGTCTAAAGTGACCTCCGGCGCCGAAGGCATTGTTGGTAAACAAGGTCTAGTTCTAAATGATTTTGTCGAAGGTCAAGGACAGGTTCGGCTAGAAGGAGAAATTTGGTCGGCGCAATCAATGAACCAAGAGAGTTTTAGCAAAGGTCAAGAAGTTGTGGTGGACTCAAGAAATGGGCTTAGGCTGATCGTCAAAGCTAAGGTCTAGAGTAGCCACTGCAAAGTATCGTCCAGAGTTTTTTTAAGTGACGTACTAGCTCAATACAGTGCAAGAAAAATATTGAGGTAGAGATAGGTGAAACTCTATTGAAGGTGTAAGGAGATTTTTATGGGTATCGGTCTGATTATTCTGGTAATGCTAGTCCTGTTGATTTTGTTCTCTATGGTGAGGATAATTTCGGAATACGAACGAGCTATTGTCTTTCGCTTTGGTAGAGCCCTTCCTGAACCCAAGGGTCCAGGAATTATCTTTCTTATTCCCGGTGTCGATAGGGTTGAAGCCAAGGTCTCCATCCGAACAGTAACCATGGATATCGATCCTCAAGATGTAATCACCCAAGACAACATTTCTCTAAAAGTGAATGCGGTCTTGTATTTCAAGGTCATCGACTCCATGAAAGCTGTCCTTAACGTCGAGAATTATCTGTATGCCACAGCGCAACTTGCCCAAACGCATCTCCGTTCAGCGCTTGGTGAGCACTCGCTTGACGAACTTCTAATGAATCGAGAGAAAATCAATTCCCAGCTACAAACAATTTTGGATCAGAATACTGATCCTTGGGGGATTAAAGTCGTGGCGGTGGAAATCAAGCATGTGGATCTCCCACCTGATCAGCAAAGAGCGATGGCAAAGCAAGCGGAGGCGGAGCGAGAGAGGCGCGCAAAGGTAATCGCTGCGGAAGGGGAACTTCAAGCAGCACGACAACTCAGAGAAGCTGCGGATACCCTAACTGAGAACCCGGCGTCAATTCAGCTTAGATATTTGCAAACGATCGCTGACATTTCGGATAATAATACCAAGACGATTATATTCCCGCTGCCACTTAACATATTGGATATATTCAATAAGATTGCAGAAGATAGCAACGATAAGGTCTAGGTGACGCCCTTCTTGGCAGTCTTGTAAAAAAAGAATGATTCAGAAAGTAACAAAGCTCCAAAAAGGAGCTTTTTTTCTGAAAATCTGCTATCCACTAGGCTCTCGATTATCGATTGGGGGGAACTAAATGGCGAAGGGGCCAAATTTGAAGATCAAGCCTATGAAAAATGTAGATTTTTCTGATACCCAGGTGGCATTTGCTCACCTTGAGGACAGTGAACTCCGCAAGGCGTTTCTGCTTTTCAAGATGTTAAGCTATCCTAGCCTGGTAAAGCTAGGGCCAATTCTTGCTGGTCTCTCCTTAAAGCTCCGGCTTCCCATTCGACGATTGGTTAAGAATACCATGTTTGGTCAGTTTTGTGGCGGTGAGGATATTGAAGAGTGCCGCTCCACGATTCAGAATCTTGCTCACTCAGGTATTGGAACAATACTAGACTTCGCTACCGAAGCTTGTCGCAATGAGGAAGACTTTGAGCGCGTGAAGCAAGAGGTCAAGCATACTATCGAATTGGCCCAAATGGAGCGCGATGTTCCCTTTGCAGTCTTCAAACCTACTGGCTTAGGTCGGATTAATTTGCTCGAAAAGCGTGACCGTAAGCTTGAACTCAGCGATGCTGAGAAAGAGGAGTTTAAGGTTGTTGCAAGGCGATTCGAAGAGATCTGCGAGTATGCCTTTCAACACAACGTTCGCGTCTTGGTTGATGCAGAAGAAAGCTGGATCCAAGACTCTGTAGACCAGCTTGTAAGAGATATGATGGTGAAGTTTAATAAAGAACGGCCCATCGTTTACAATACGATCCAACTCTATAGGAAGGATAGACTAGACTTTCTAAAATCTTGCTACGGCGATGCATCTGCCTATGGTTATCATCTGGGAGTGAAGCTTGTCCGAGGTGCCTATCTTGAGAAAGAAGCTAGTCATGCCAAGGATCTTCGCGTTGCAAATCCGATTCATGCAAGTAAAGAGGCGACTGATCAGGATTACAATCTTGCTATTAGATTTTGTATTGAAAATATCCAAATTATTTCTCTCGTTGCTGGCACTCATAATGAAAAGTCAACCAAGCTACTCATGTCTCTCATGCACGAGTTTGGGGTTGCCAATCATGACCCCCGAGTATACTACGCCCAGCTTTTGGGAATGAGTGATAATCTTAGCTATCAATTGGCAAAGAACGGTTATAACGTTTGTAAATATGTGCCTTATGGTCGTTTAGAAGAGCTACTACCTTATCTATCCCGTCGAGCTGAAGAAAACAGTTCGATTCAAGGACAGTCGGGGCGAGAACTTAGTCTTATTCAGCAGGAGCTAAACCGTAGATCTGTACAGTCTTAGTTTGGCTTTCAAGGGTGCTTTGCAAGCTCTTAAGCACCTGAGCTACCTACCTTGGTTCCAACTCTTTTCTATAGTCTCATCCACTTGTCAATCAGGTTCCCAAGCACTTCATTGAGTGACGCTGGGCAGCAAATGCACTGTTGTGACCAAAGCTAAGTGATAGACTTTGAGCAGCATGAAATCAGATCTCTTTCGATAGCGTAAAAAAGTAAGCTATTTTATTGAAGTCTGAATCTCTCAAAAGAAACCAATTATAACAGTGTTTTAGTTCTAAGTCCCGAGGATCGCTTATCCAAGCCTGTGGGTCGAACCGACGACTCAATAGGAAGGTGTGATTCAGTATTAGAGGAAAGAATATGAAACTCGTAAGCAAATTGCTTGGCTCCTTTACCATTCTCCTAGGTGGATGGCTTGTCTCTCCCCAGCCCTTAATGGCTCTCGATCTCAAGCCAGACGAAATTCGTGGGGAAAAGGTCACCAATCCCGTGAGTATTCTTCAGAATCGATATTTTTTGAAGTCTTTTCGTCCTGAAGTTGGTTTTTCGGCAGGATCCTTTGTGAACGAAGCGTATACCGACACCATTCTATGGGGGTATCGAACCTCGATGTTCATCAATGAGTGGCTTGGCTTCGAACTCCAAGCGATTCAAACCAGCGTTTCAGATTCCGATGATCGCAAGGCCTTGAACCAGCTAAAGTATCAGAAAATCGGTACCACAGATGTCGTCAGCCCTGATCCGGAAATCAACAGGATTCATGGTAGTCAAGATGTTAATGTGATTGTGGCGCCATTCTACGGCAAGCTCAACTTGATCGACTCAGTTATCATATATTCCGACCTATACATGGCAGCAGGAGTTTCAAAAGTTGATACTGATCAGGGAGAGCTTAATAGCTTCTCGTGGGCTGCTGGACAAAGATTTTATTGGAAGAAAAGTATCTCATTCCGCTTCGAAGTTCGGGATCGCATCTATCAGGAAACTCGCTCAGACGAAGACTATACGCGACACGCCTACAGTATCGATTTAGGAATGAGCTACTTTCTTTTTTAGAGGTTACCTATGTGTCTAAGGTTACTTTATATTCTGCTTGTCATTGGTCTTTCGGGGCTCAATACGAGTTCTGTGTTCGCCAAAAAAAAGCAGCGTCAGAATTCGTTTGATGACAAGGTTGAAGATACGATTCAAGCGTATCGTCGTGGCGAAAACTCAGGAAAGAAAACCTGGGTCCTATTGAATCGAATGGCAAAAAACTACAGTAAGATGTCACCTGCAGCGATCAGTAGAGTGAAAGCGGTTCAAGCTCAGCTTCTCGCTAATAATGGCTATCCAATTTTGGCCTCCCTTTACTCATCAGAGAGCATCATTATCAGCAACAAGCCACTCGACAAGGTTAATACCACCACCTGGAAAATTCTCGCGAAAGCTAGTGAGGATGAGCCTATTGAATACGTACTGGATCGCCTTGCGCTGAAGTACATGGCAATGAACGAAAATCCTAGGTTCTTCGAAAACGATTGGAATTACTATGTTGCCTCTGCCCTTCTGAACAAAGATAAGGTGATGTTAGCTCGGGAATACTTTCGGAAACTTAAGATGCAGGATCGATTCTACCTTCCTGCGCAGTATCAGATTGCGATTATCAATATTGAACATGGGGCTTATACTGATGCCGAGGCTCGTTTGAAGGCGATTCTCAGCAGCGCATCACAGAAAGTATCTAGCTTGTCCGATGAAAAAAAGCAGACCATGATTAACTATGCTCACATGGCTCTGGCCAGAATGTATTATGAGCAAAAGAAGTTTATTCGCTCGGCTTATCACTATCGCAAAATTCCGAAGACATCACTTCTGTTTTACGACTCCTTGTTCGAGCAGTCTTGGGCACTGTTCATGTCCGGCCGACCCAAGCACGCGCTAGGTTCGCTATACGGCGCCCATTCCCCCTACTTTAGAAGTGTCTACAACCCAGAAAGTAAGATTCTAGAGTCTATGGTCTACTTTTGGATGTGTCGCTATGATGAAGCCCGCAATGCCCTTGCTGATTTTGCTGAGCAGCATGCAGAAGCGGTCGATGGCCTAAAGTCATTTCTTGAAAGGCAAAAGCTAACTCCTGAAACGACCTACCAAGTATTTGAAAATCTGATCAGTGATGTTTCAAGTGCTTCCCTAGGAATTTCAAGACAGGTTCTTAAGACGGCCGCAGAACGAGACGCGATGCTATTGATTCGTAATCAGTATGCTAGTGTTCTTGAAGAACTTAATCGAGTGAACACCAAGGGCGTTTTTGG
The sequence above is a segment of the Pseudobacteriovorax antillogorgiicola genome. Coding sequences within it:
- a CDS encoding lytic transglycosylase domain-containing protein, whose protein sequence is MLRVMIFSFAMLYSSISIALTMAPANPDGSALPKECQLSLSTVGNSYEILHPQCPQHEIDREGQKFMFADTFPVSGSLSRRVHFWRKIYQSYSIRDYVIHSKEYPELAIEVVRLDDLIDERVKPRRTLRYRIRLAKANFLALAKNKGVPKTQEQERLLNLSEHITDKNKYKTIAHSLRAQRGQKEFFLRGVAAAHRYLPHILPHFEELGIPSELAYIAFVESSFNLKAVSKVGASGVYQIMPFIARKKMILNQSIDERRDPIKSGRIAAWLFHDNLRLTGNWPLAVTAYNHGPFGIRRAIRRVGSDRLEDLISSYSKKRFGFASKNFYAEFIAAAMVAKPLVEGYRAEDHATPLSFRELTLERSTNIGSVLKTYNIDRETLAELNPDILPRAIRSSKTKLPKGFILKLPPEEPSPLS
- a CDS encoding NfeD family protein is translated as MKAWLFLMCLMGAILNSSDLTGEDRSYQKLNSAWLEVEIGIIGAASDDILMAAFEQVTQDGLSGLVITLDTPGGALQATRTMVKRILSAPFPVVVWVGPSGAHAGSAGAFITLSGHVAAMAPGTNIGAAHPIQASGQDIEEGEAAKKIENDTIAFMESIADLRGRNKEMAISFVENSLSITAEEALENKVIDFVEPSLQSLFKTMDGKVVTVRDEKQVTLETASVDVVRYEKNLRQEFLEILSNPNVFYLLFVAGIIGIGFELTHPGSMVPGVIGGICIIIALISTSVLPINFGAMILILASIAFMIAEVFIPSFGILGIGGFIAFVIGSVLLVDSSNELGLRISWFTIVPGALAIAGFGAAVAWLVYKVEKSKVTSGAEGIVGKQGLVLNDFVEGQGQVRLEGEIWSAQSMNQESFSKGQEVVVDSRNGLRLIVKAKV
- a CDS encoding slipin family protein; this encodes MGIGLIILVMLVLLILFSMVRIISEYERAIVFRFGRALPEPKGPGIIFLIPGVDRVEAKVSIRTVTMDIDPQDVITQDNISLKVNAVLYFKVIDSMKAVLNVENYLYATAQLAQTHLRSALGEHSLDELLMNREKINSQLQTILDQNTDPWGIKVVAVEIKHVDLPPDQQRAMAKQAEAERERRAKVIAAEGELQAARQLREAADTLTENPASIQLRYLQTIADISDNNTKTIIFPLPLNILDIFNKIAEDSNDKV
- a CDS encoding proline dehydrogenase family protein, translated to MAKGPNLKIKPMKNVDFSDTQVAFAHLEDSELRKAFLLFKMLSYPSLVKLGPILAGLSLKLRLPIRRLVKNTMFGQFCGGEDIEECRSTIQNLAHSGIGTILDFATEACRNEEDFERVKQEVKHTIELAQMERDVPFAVFKPTGLGRINLLEKRDRKLELSDAEKEEFKVVARRFEEICEYAFQHNVRVLVDAEESWIQDSVDQLVRDMMVKFNKERPIVYNTIQLYRKDRLDFLKSCYGDASAYGYHLGVKLVRGAYLEKEASHAKDLRVANPIHASKEATDQDYNLAIRFCIENIQIISLVAGTHNEKSTKLLMSLMHEFGVANHDPRVYYAQLLGMSDNLSYQLAKNGYNVCKYVPYGRLEELLPYLSRRAEENSSIQGQSGRELSLIQQELNRRSVQS
- a CDS encoding outer membrane beta-barrel domain-containing protein, which gives rise to MKLVSKLLGSFTILLGGWLVSPQPLMALDLKPDEIRGEKVTNPVSILQNRYFLKSFRPEVGFSAGSFVNEAYTDTILWGYRTSMFINEWLGFELQAIQTSVSDSDDRKALNQLKYQKIGTTDVVSPDPEINRIHGSQDVNVIVAPFYGKLNLIDSVIIYSDLYMAAGVSKVDTDQGELNSFSWAAGQRFYWKKSISFRFEVRDRIYQETRSDEDYTRHAYSIDLGMSYFLF